The following proteins are co-located in the Methanolacinia paynteri genome:
- a CDS encoding type I restriction endonuclease, translated as MDFPEQLKSFTARIPKLSESIFTEEATKTALVMPFLSILGYNVFDPTEVIPEFTADHGTKKGEKVDYAVCLNNQPEILIECKALGSDLNNNQASQLFRYYSVTNARVGVLTNGVKYRFFSDLDSPNKMDAKPFYEVDMLNLREKDVNELKRFTKEVFDPNDLTSIAISLKYTNEIIQILQDELNSPSDEFVKFFARHVYNGQITKNVLEKFRYIVKDARNQFINEKINSRLKMAMSETKPEEKVVEADSEDEPENDDGIFTTVEEWEGFYIVRAILRSITDANRVNLRDTKSYCGVLFDNSNRKPICRLRFNSKQKYLGIFDENKKEQKIPINDLSEIYDHADVLKKTVEFYDSA; from the coding sequence AACAGCTCTTGTAATGCCTTTTCTGAGTATCTTGGGTTATAACGTCTTTGATCCAACAGAAGTAATTCCTGAATTTACAGCAGATCATGGGACTAAAAAAGGAGAGAAAGTTGATTATGCTGTATGTCTGAACAACCAGCCTGAAATATTGATTGAGTGCAAGGCACTGGGTTCAGATTTGAACAATAATCAGGCGTCCCAGTTGTTCAGATATTACAGTGTCACGAATGCCAGAGTTGGTGTTTTGACGAATGGGGTAAAGTACAGATTCTTTTCAGATTTGGATTCTCCGAATAAAATGGATGCCAAACCATTCTATGAAGTTGATATGCTTAATTTAAGAGAAAAGGATGTTAATGAACTTAAAAGATTCACAAAAGAAGTATTTGATCCAAATGATCTAACATCCATTGCAATTTCTTTAAAGTACACAAATGAAATTATACAGATTCTTCAGGATGAGTTGAATTCTCCTTCAGATGAGTTTGTAAAATTTTTTGCACGCCATGTCTACAATGGTCAAATTACAAAAAATGTTCTTGAAAAATTCAGATATATAGTTAAAGATGCCAGAAACCAGTTCATCAACGAAAAAATTAACAGTCGCCTTAAGATGGCAATGTCTGAGACAAAGCCTGAGGAAAAGGTAGTGGAAGCTGATTCCGAGGATGAACCTGAAAACGATGACGGGATATTTACCACCGTTGAAGAATGGGAAGGTTTCTATATTGTTCGTGCCATCCTGAGAAGTATTACTGATGCGAATCGCGTCAATCTAAGGGATACAAAAAGCTATTGTGGTGTATTGTTTGATAATAGCAATAGAAAACCAATATGCCGCTTGAGATTTAATTCAAAGCAAAAATACCTTGGAATTTTTGATGAAAATAAAAAGGAACAAAAAATTCCAATAAATGATCTGAGCGAGATATATGATCACGCAGATGTTCTAAAGAAAACCGTTGAATTTTACGATTCTGCCTAA
- a CDS encoding M24 family metallopeptidase has product MEDPIDKALERAGMAAYLAYADSSNPDMMYLTEFQVNDPLVYLKKRGEGGVLIVPQMEYDRALQESRCEVINRGDAGFFDDLEKHKDGLSAMASMVSRLAGDGILLSPDVPVSFAKKIETFCGTAVDEGTVSEMRSVKTRAQADNIRKVQKTTEEAMELAISLIKNAECKDGELYLGSEPLTSDYIRNEMHCFFLRRGLVASDTIVSCGKETAIPHCIGNGVILENEPVVIDVFPCDSKSGYYSDMTRTVVRGEPDPEIEAMYSCVREAKIHAKGMIAEGRTGKEIHEYVVNFFDENGYTSGKEGFIHSLGHGVGLAVHEGPSLSPSGGKLVEGNIVTVEPGLYYKKIGGVRLEDIGMVTKTGFDCFTDYPEDIRI; this is encoded by the coding sequence ATGGAAGACCCAATCGACAAAGCACTTGAAAGGGCCGGCATGGCGGCATATCTCGCTTATGCCGATTCTTCCAACCCGGATATGATGTATCTTACGGAATTTCAGGTAAACGACCCGCTTGTATATCTCAAAAAACGTGGCGAGGGAGGCGTTCTGATCGTCCCGCAGATGGAGTACGACCGCGCTCTTCAGGAATCCCGCTGCGAAGTGATAAACCGTGGCGATGCCGGATTTTTCGACGACCTCGAAAAGCACAAGGACGGGCTTTCGGCGATGGCGTCGATGGTGTCCCGCCTTGCAGGAGACGGCATTCTCTTATCGCCGGATGTCCCCGTATCTTTTGCAAAAAAGATCGAAACCTTCTGTGGGACTGCCGTTGACGAGGGAACAGTCTCTGAGATGAGATCCGTGAAGACCCGGGCCCAGGCGGACAACATCAGGAAAGTCCAGAAGACAACCGAAGAAGCGATGGAGCTTGCCATCTCGCTTATAAAAAATGCCGAATGCAAAGACGGCGAATTGTATCTCGGGAGCGAACCCCTCACATCCGATTACATAAGAAACGAGATGCACTGCTTCTTCTTAAGGAGGGGGCTTGTCGCAAGCGATACCATAGTATCCTGCGGGAAGGAGACCGCAATCCCGCACTGTATCGGCAACGGGGTAATACTTGAAAACGAGCCCGTTGTCATAGACGTATTCCCCTGTGACTCGAAGAGCGGCTATTATTCTGATATGACGAGGACGGTAGTAAGGGGAGAGCCCGATCCCGAGATCGAGGCGATGTATTCATGCGTCAGGGAAGCAAAAATACATGCAAAAGGAATGATTGCCGAAGGGCGGACCGGAAAAGAGATCCACGAATATGTAGTGAACTTTTTCGACGAGAACGGCTATACTTCAGGGAAGGAAGGCTTCATTCATAGTCTCGGCCACGGGGTGGGGCTTGCAGTTCACGAAGGGCCGTCACTTTCGCCTTCCGGGGGAAAACTCGTCGAAGGAAATATCGTAACCGTGGAGCCCGGTCTTTACTATAAAAAGATCGGCGGGGTAAGGCTGGAAGACATAGGAATGGTTACAAAAACCGGATTTGATTGCTTTACAGATTATCCGGAGGATATCAGAATATGA
- the map gene encoding type II methionyl aminopeptidase — protein sequence MIDDEILNKYLEAGKIAKECREFAAGKVKVGAKILDVVVESEQKILSMGAGIAFPLNISLNEAAAHDTASPGDERVFKAGDVVKVDLGVHIDGYIADTAVTVDLGKNDLLVEASKAALHAAIDMVRPGVRTGQIGAAVQAEIESRGYRPVANLTGHGLGQYLLHGIPTIPNVGMQGGTELEEGMVFAIEPFASTGSGIVSDASRTEIYSQISSRQIRLPSARKLMKKVAERNSLPFSRHWYYEEKSDLAIAQLVKQNILRGYPVLHDVAGSLVSQAEHTMIVTDDGCIVTTV from the coding sequence ATGATCGATGATGAAATATTAAATAAATATCTTGAAGCAGGAAAGATAGCGAAAGAATGCAGGGAATTTGCAGCAGGGAAAGTAAAGGTCGGCGCCAAGATCCTGGATGTTGTCGTCGAGAGCGAGCAGAAGATACTGTCAATGGGTGCCGGAATTGCATTCCCCCTGAATATCTCCCTCAACGAGGCCGCCGCTCACGATACCGCCTCTCCCGGTGACGAACGGGTCTTTAAGGCCGGCGATGTCGTCAAGGTTGATCTTGGGGTCCACATAGACGGGTACATCGCCGATACGGCGGTTACCGTCGATCTCGGGAAGAACGATCTCCTGGTGGAGGCCTCGAAGGCCGCGCTTCATGCGGCAATCGATATGGTCCGTCCGGGAGTAAGAACTGGGCAGATCGGTGCAGCAGTCCAGGCCGAGATCGAGAGCCGCGGGTACCGCCCCGTGGCAAACCTTACAGGCCACGGACTTGGTCAATACCTGCTCCACGGGATTCCGACGATCCCCAATGTCGGTATGCAGGGCGGGACAGAGCTCGAGGAAGGTATGGTCTTCGCAATCGAACCCTTTGCATCCACAGGTTCCGGGATTGTCTCGGACGCATCCCGTACCGAGATCTACAGCCAGATCTCGTCGCGTCAGATCAGGCTTCCTTCCGCAAGAAAGCTCATGAAAAAAGTTGCCGAACGAAACAGTCTCCCGTTCTCCAGGCACTGGTATTACGAAGAAAAATCCGATCTGGCGATTGCCCAGTTGGTGAAGCAGAATATCCTCAGGGGTTATCCTG